A stretch of Hippoglossus hippoglossus isolate fHipHip1 chromosome 20, fHipHip1.pri, whole genome shotgun sequence DNA encodes these proteins:
- the LOC117754243 gene encoding uncharacterized protein LOC117754243, producing the protein MLPCSFPPGSEETVEWFRQDVVVYKFEREDDEDDDDDDSKSSSEEHFDYKQLSGRASVFPHLISHGNATLVLRSGDLKDRGTYRCHVRTSNGEHDAKVILKVEVWSINKEEVGFMTCTAASHQGLIEMLKLHFWERSCRPSLLTLTRMLANTQGLYTVDSRLRLLNGGPAWTTSLREREIRGTQGRDLTIPCSAPFYLNHPSLEWSFSGGEDPSHILTYDSRSGHSVATAPWSSHVELDGFRVPFGDGSLRLMDPKHSEHTGSYTCRFSVPYNTHEERADVIIDGPDAEWNTSDEPSYWWILGLVIAGLIVALAAMLAFLKLRGGSGRKHRNDPEEVTELQSVKGLLQPSELVHESVRFLIPASFRASAAGDTDSSSACGEIFPLRNSEGLFHFKRAETLKTDLRFSSAVAFTVQ; encoded by the exons ATGCTGCCCTGCAGCTTCCCGCCCGGCAGCGAGGAGACCGTGGAGTGGTTCAGACAGGACGTGGTGGTCTACAAGTTTGAGCGGGAAGACGACGAagatgacgatgacgatgacaGCAAGAGCAGCAGCGAGGAGCACTTTGACTACAAGCAGCTCTCGGGGCGTGCATCAGTGTTTCCCCACCTGATTTCCCACGGAAACGCCACCCTGGTCCTCAGGAGTGGGGACCTGAAGGACAGAGGCACGTACAGGTGTCACGTGCGCACATCGAACGGCGAACACGACGCCAAAGTTATCCTGAAGGTGGAAG TTTGGTCAATTAACAAGGAGGAGgttgggtttatgacctgtactgcagccagccaccaggggctgaTCGAGATGCTtaagcttcacttttgggagcggtcatgtcgtccatctttactcaCACTCACCCGCATGCTGGCCAACACACAGGGACTGTACACGGTGGACAGTCGCCTCCGGCTGCTGAACGGCGGTCCGGCCTGGACCACCTCACTCAGAGAAAGAG AAATAAGAGGGACTCAAGGGAGGGATCTGACCATCCCCTGCTCCGCCCCTTTCTACCTGAACCACCCCTCCCTGGAGTGGAGCTTTTCCGGCGGCGAGGACCCCTCCCACATCCTCACCTACGACAGTCGGTCAGGGCACAGCGTCGCCACGGCGCCATGGAGCAGCCACGTGGAGCTGGACGGCTTCAGGGTCCCGTTCGGGGACGGCTCTCTGCGACTCATGGACCCCAAGCACTCGGAGCACACGGGCAGCTACACCTGCAGGTTCTCCGTGCCGTACAACACGCACGAGGAGCGTGCCGACGTCATCATCGATGGTCCTGACG CTGAGTGGAACACATCAGATGAGCCGTCTTATTGGTGGATTCTGGGCCTGGTGATAGCGGGACTCATTGTGGCTCTTGCAGCCATGTTAGCGTTCCTGAAGCTGAGAG GCGGCTCGGGGAGGAAGCACAGGAACGACCCCGAAGAggtcacagagctgcagtcagTCAAAG GTTTACTTCAACCCAGTGAGCTGGTCCATGAATCAGTTAGATTCCTGATCCCAGCTTCGTTCAGAGCGTCAGCAGCTGGAGACACAGATTCTTCCTCAGCATGTGGTGAAATCTTTCCCTTGAGGAACAGTGAAGGACTTTTCCACTTCAAAAGGGCTGAAACATTAAAGACTGACCTCCGGTTTTCTTCTGCTGTTGCCTTCACTGTCCAGTAA